The proteins below are encoded in one region of Silene latifolia isolate original U9 population chromosome 2, ASM4854445v1, whole genome shotgun sequence:
- the LOC141643604 gene encoding peroxidase 72-like, producing MCNNAMKKYTIFVSLLAIVPLCFVSKAYGQLSPGFYDITCPIVQAIVRSTVINAINQEPRMAASLLRLHFLDCFVQGCDASLLLDSSGSIISEKGSNANKNSARGFDVIDRIKHQVERICPGVVSCADILALAARDSTLIAGGPSWTVDLGRRDSLKSSLSGSNDNIPGPNTTFETILSKFTSQGLTMVDLVALSGAHTIGKARCTSFRQRLYNQNGGGKPDATIDPSYGLMLRGQCPPSGGDQNLFNLDPATPDQFDNIYYKNLVLSRGLLNSDQILFTNQASRKLVEQYAGNKRLFFDQFVISMVKMGNLFPLTGADGEIRESCRSVNAPLVSLETVLT from the exons ATGTGTAATAATGCTATGAAGAAGTACACCATTTTTGTTAGTCTTCTAGCAATCGTACCACTATGCTTTGTTTCCAAAGCTTATGGACAGCTTAGTCCTGGGTTCTATGACATCACTTGCCCAATTGTGCAAGCCATAGTCAGGTCTACTGTCATCAACGCGATAAACCAAGAGCCCCGAATGGCTGCGTCCTTGCTTAGACTCCACTTCCTTGACTGTTTTGTCCAG GGATGTGATGCTTCATTGCTCTTAGACAGCAGTGGAAGCATAATCTCGGAGAAGGGGTCGAATGCTAATAAGAACTCAGCTCGAGGGTTCGACGTTATTGACAGGATCAAGCATCAAGTTGAGAGAATATGCCCTGGAGTTGTGTCTTGTGCCGATATTCTAGCTCTAGCAGCTAGAGATTCAACTTTAATT GCTGGTGGACCGAGTTGGACAGTGGATCTAGGAAGAAGAGATTCTTTAAAATCAAGTTTGAGCGGATCTAACGACAACATTCCTGGTCCGAACACCACTTTCGAAACCATACTTTCCAAGTTTACAAGCCAAGGCCTCACCATGGTTGACCTTGTTGCGCTCTCAG GGGCCCACACAATAGGTAAAGCAAGGTGCACCAGCTTCAGGCAAAGGCTGTACAACCAGAATGGGGGTGGGAAGCCTGATGCTACAATTGACCCATCATACGGACTCATGCTGCGTGGCCAATGCCCACCGTCTGGTGGGGACCAGAACTTGTTCAACTTAGACCCTGCTACCCCTGACCAGTTTGACAACATCTACTACAAGAATCTGGTGCTTTCACGCGGCTTGTTGAATTCCGACCAAATCCTATTTACCAACCAGGCTTCCAGGAAACTTGTCGAGCAATATGCCGGGAACAAAAGGCTTTTCTTCGATCAGTTTGTGATTTCCATGGTGAAGATGGGTAACCTCTTTCCATTGACTGGTGCTGACGGCGAAATCAGGGAGAGTTGCAGGAGTGTTAATGCTCCGTTAGTCTCTCTTGAGACGGTCTTAACTTAA
- the LOC141643605 gene encoding transcription initiation factor TFIID subunit 7 isoform X1, with protein MEEQFILRVPPSVAERIERLLNEDPSSSEDNSLDLSFSEDGRSGTFVIGNDSFPASLFDLPTITESYKSYDDSVLIKTADIGQMILVREGGGSKPDMVEYKHGLTPPMRDARRRRFRREPDLNPELVQGVENALLSIMNSRGNEGPTQEEDGEDNSRNVGKKPAPTPKIKANARGPASNAAEEDGSDTDESDDSV; from the exons ATGGAAGAACAGTTCATTCTAAGAGTTCCACCTTCTGTTGCTGAAAGAATTGagcgtcttttgaatgaagatcCTTCTTCCTCTGAAGATAATTCATTGGATTTGTCCTTCTCTG AGGATGGGAGGAGCGGTACATTTGTGATTGGAAATGACAGTTTTCCTGCTTCCCTTTTCGATCTTCCTACCATTACCGAGTCCTATAAAAGTTATGATGATAGTGTGCTCATCAAAACTGCAGATATTGGTCAA ATGATTTTAGTCCGGGAAGGAGGTGGCAGTAAACCTGATATGGTGGAATATAAACATGGGTTGACCCCTCCTATGAGGGATGCTCGTCGTCGTAGATTTAGAAGGGAACCAGATCTTAAT CCGGAACTGGTGCAAGGTGTGGAAAACGCTCTTTTGAGCATCATGAATAGTCGAG GTAATGAGGGCCCCACTCAAGAGGAAGATGGCGAGGATAACAGCCGGAACGTAGGAAAGAAACCGGCCCCAACTCCCAAGATTAAAGCTAACGCTCGTGGTCCTGCCAGTAATGCTGCTGAGGAAGATGGAAGCGACACAGATGAATCTGATGACTCAGTTTAG